In Sulfitobacter sp. W027, a single window of DNA contains:
- the acnA gene encoding aconitate hydratase AcnA — protein MTIQVGHDSAKTRKTLSVGSQNIAYYSIPAAEAAGLGDFSKLPAALKVVLENMLRFEDGKTVTVDDIKAFAEWATKGGKNPREIAYRPARVLMQDFTGVPAVVDLAAMRDGLVALGGDADKINPLNPVDLVIDHSVMIDEFGNPRAFQMNVDREYERNIERYTFLKWGQKAFNNFRVVPPGTGICHQVNLEYLSQTVWTDKDQNGVEVAYPDTLVGTDSHTTMVNGAAVLGWGVGGIEAEAAMLGQPISMLIPEVIGFELTGRMMEGTTGTDLVLKVVEMLREKGVVSKFVEFYGEGLDHLPLADRATIANMAPEYGATCGFFPIDDETLRYLTNTGRDKDRVALVKAYAQENGMWRDADYAPVYTDTLTLDMGTIVPAISGPKRPQDYIALTSAHTAFGDYVKGVREGKDTSANSEIRWEGEGGQPEPVDIPGDEGHHNRGFVSTDDGHYQLHDGSIVIASITSCTNTSNPYVMIGAGLVARKARALGLTRKPWVKTSLAPGSQVVSHYLEAAGLQEDLDAIGFNLVGYGCTTCIGNSGPLEPEISKAINDYDLIGTSVLSGNRNFEGRISPDVRANYLASPPLVVAYALVGDMNHDLANSPLGQDKDGNDVYLKDIWPTTQEVAELVEQTVTREAFQEKYADVFKGDEKWQSVETTDSKTYDWPPTSTYVQNPPYFQGMSPEPGVISNIDGAKVLAVLGDMITTDHISPAGSFKETTPAGQYLTERQVPVREFNSYGSRRGNHEVMMRGTFANIRIKNEMLDGVEGGYTKGPDGQQTSIFDAAMAHQENGTPLVIFGGEQYGAGSSRDWAAKGTALLGVKAVIAESFERIHRSNLVGMGVIPFEFTGGDTRKSLGLTGEETVSISGLDTIKPLQEVPCTITMADGSTKEITLKCRIDTAIEIEYIEHGGVLHYVLRNLAKSA, from the coding sequence ATGACAATTCAAGTCGGTCACGACAGTGCCAAGACACGCAAGACCCTCTCCGTTGGCAGCCAGAACATCGCCTACTATTCCATTCCTGCCGCCGAGGCTGCGGGCTTGGGCGATTTCTCGAAATTGCCAGCGGCGCTGAAAGTCGTTCTGGAAAACATGCTGCGTTTCGAGGACGGCAAGACCGTCACCGTGGACGACATCAAGGCATTTGCCGAATGGGCGACCAAAGGCGGCAAGAACCCGCGTGAAATCGCTTACCGCCCTGCCCGCGTGCTGATGCAGGACTTCACTGGCGTGCCGGCGGTCGTTGACCTTGCCGCGATGCGCGATGGTCTGGTGGCGCTTGGCGGCGACGCCGACAAAATCAATCCACTGAACCCCGTTGATCTGGTCATCGACCACTCGGTCATGATCGACGAATTCGGCAACCCGCGCGCCTTCCAGATGAACGTGGACCGCGAGTATGAGCGGAATATCGAGCGCTACACCTTCCTCAAGTGGGGCCAAAAGGCGTTTAACAACTTCCGCGTTGTGCCCCCCGGCACCGGCATCTGCCACCAGGTGAACCTTGAGTATCTTAGCCAGACGGTCTGGACCGACAAGGACCAGAACGGCGTCGAAGTCGCCTACCCCGACACGCTCGTCGGCACCGACAGCCACACCACCATGGTCAACGGCGCTGCCGTTCTGGGCTGGGGCGTTGGCGGGATTGAGGCCGAAGCCGCGATGCTGGGGCAGCCGATCTCCATGCTGATCCCTGAAGTCATCGGTTTCGAGCTGACTGGCCGCATGATGGAAGGCACCACCGGCACCGACCTCGTGCTGAAAGTCGTGGAAATGCTGCGCGAAAAAGGCGTGGTGAGCAAATTCGTCGAATTCTACGGCGAAGGTCTCGATCACCTGCCGCTGGCGGACCGCGCGACCATCGCCAACATGGCCCCTGAATATGGCGCGACCTGTGGCTTCTTCCCGATCGACGACGAAACCCTGCGCTACCTGACCAACACCGGCCGCGACAAGGATCGCGTGGCGCTGGTCAAAGCCTATGCGCAAGAAAACGGCATGTGGCGCGATGCGGATTACGCACCGGTCTATACCGACACACTGACCCTTGACATGGGCACCATCGTGCCTGCGATCTCGGGCCCCAAACGCCCGCAGGATTATATCGCTCTGACCTCGGCCCACACGGCATTCGGTGACTACGTCAAAGGGGTCCGCGAAGGCAAAGACACCTCCGCGAACTCGGAAATCCGTTGGGAAGGCGAAGGCGGCCAGCCTGAGCCCGTGGATATCCCCGGTGACGAAGGTCATCACAACCGCGGTTTTGTCTCCACGGATGATGGCCACTACCAGCTGCACGACGGTTCTATCGTGATTGCGTCGATCACCTCCTGCACCAACACATCCAACCCCTATGTGATGATCGGTGCGGGCCTTGTGGCGCGCAAAGCCCGTGCCTTGGGCCTGACACGCAAGCCTTGGGTCAAGACATCGCTGGCCCCCGGCTCGCAGGTCGTGTCGCATTATCTTGAGGCTGCGGGCCTGCAAGAAGACCTCGACGCGATTGGCTTCAACCTTGTTGGCTACGGCTGCACCACCTGCATCGGCAACTCTGGCCCACTGGAGCCCGAAATTTCCAAGGCGATCAACGACTATGATCTGATCGGCACCTCGGTCCTGTCGGGCAACCGTAACTTCGAGGGCCGCATCAGCCCCGACGTGCGCGCTAACTACCTCGCCTCCCCGCCCCTCGTGGTGGCCTATGCGCTGGTCGGTGACATGAACCATGATCTGGCCAACAGCCCGCTGGGTCAGGATAAGGACGGCAATGATGTCTACCTGAAAGACATCTGGCCCACGACGCAGGAAGTTGCGGAGCTGGTCGAACAGACCGTGACGCGCGAAGCCTTCCAAGAGAAATATGCCGACGTCTTCAAGGGCGACGAGAAGTGGCAGTCGGTCGAAACCACCGACAGCAAGACCTACGACTGGCCGCCAACCTCGACCTACGTGCAAAACCCGCCCTACTTCCAAGGCATGTCGCCAGAGCCGGGCGTGATCTCCAACATCGACGGCGCGAAAGTGCTGGCGGTGCTGGGTGACATGATCACCACCGACCACATCTCGCCTGCCGGCTCGTTCAAGGAAACCACACCCGCAGGTCAGTACCTGACCGAGCGTCAGGTGCCGGTGCGGGAGTTCAACTCCTACGGCAGCCGTCGTGGCAACCACGAAGTCATGATGCGCGGCACCTTTGCCAACATCCGCATCAAGAACGAGATGCTGGATGGCGTTGAGGGTGGTTACACCAAAGGCCCCGATGGTCAGCAGACCTCGATCTTCGATGCCGCCATGGCGCATCAGGAAAACGGCACACCGCTCGTGATCTTCGGTGGTGAACAATACGGCGCGGGTTCCTCGCGTGACTGGGCTGCCAAAGGCACTGCCCTGCTGGGTGTGAAGGCCGTGATCGCCGAGAGCTTTGAGCGCATCCACCGCTCCAACCTCGTCGGCATGGGCGTCATCCCGTTTGAGTTCACCGGCGGCGACACCCGCAAATCGCTGGGCCTGACCGGCGAGGAAACCGTGTCGATCAGCGGGTTGGACACCATCAAGCCGCTGCAGGAAGTGCCCTGCACGATCACAATGGCCGATGGCAGCACCAAAGAGATCACGCTGAAGTGCCGCATCGATACCGCGATTGAGATCGAATACATCGAACACGGCGGCGTGCTGCACTACGTGCTGCGCAACTTGGCGAAATCGGCCTAA